In Thauera aromatica K172, one DNA window encodes the following:
- a CDS encoding YggT family protein yields MLANILLLILDVAASFLTLMLLARFYMQWQRISFRNQLGQFVVTTTDWVVRLLRRFVPGVFGLDLASLLPAWLVQVLLVAFELSLRGAAFSGNAAAVAAGLAGVGLIELLRMMVYLLIAVVLGSAVLSWVSPHAPLAPVLHGLAEPFLRPFRRVIPSIANVDLSPLVLLLVLQIVLMVLAGVRGSFAPLLFGA; encoded by the coding sequence ATGCTGGCCAACATCCTTCTGCTGATCCTCGACGTCGCCGCCAGCTTCCTCACCCTGATGCTGCTGGCGCGCTTCTACATGCAGTGGCAGCGGATTTCCTTCCGCAACCAGCTCGGCCAGTTCGTTGTCACCACCACCGACTGGGTCGTGCGGCTGCTGCGCCGCTTCGTCCCCGGAGTGTTCGGCCTCGACCTGGCGAGCCTGCTGCCGGCCTGGCTGGTGCAGGTGCTGCTGGTGGCGTTCGAACTGAGCCTGCGCGGCGCGGCGTTCAGCGGCAATGCCGCTGCGGTCGCGGCCGGGCTCGCCGGGGTCGGCCTGATCGAGCTGCTGCGGATGATGGTGTATCTGCTGATCGCGGTCGTGCTCGGTTCGGCGGTGCTGTCCTGGGTCAGTCCGCATGCGCCGCTGGCGCCGGTGCTGCACGGGCTGGCCGAACCCTTCCTGCGCCCTTTCCGCCGGGTGATCCCGAGCATCGCCAACGTCGACCTGTCGCCGCTGGTGCTGCTGCTGGTGCTGCAGATCGTGCTGATGGTGCTCGCCGGCGTGCGCGGCAGCTTCGCGCCGCTGCTGTTCGGTGCCTGA
- a CDS encoding YqgE/AlgH family protein, with amino-acid sequence MDTPTANFTHHFLIAMPNMADPHFARTLTYIAEHNDQGALGLIINRPIDMTLAALFERIELPLEAPGFAGQPVYFGGPVQTDRGFVLHRPIGEWHSTLKVTDEVGLTSSRDVLQAIGAGGEPKDVLVTLGYAGWAAGQLEQELMDNAWLTVPADLAILFGLPPEERLAAAMQKLGVDFANLSEVAGHA; translated from the coding sequence ATGGATACGCCGACGGCCAACTTCACCCACCATTTCCTGATCGCCATGCCCAACATGGCCGATCCCCACTTCGCGCGCACGCTCACCTACATCGCCGAACACAACGATCAGGGAGCCCTCGGCCTGATCATCAACCGGCCGATCGACATGACCTTGGCCGCCCTGTTCGAGCGCATCGAGCTGCCGCTGGAAGCCCCGGGTTTCGCCGGCCAGCCGGTATATTTCGGCGGTCCGGTACAGACCGACCGCGGTTTCGTGCTGCATCGCCCGATCGGCGAATGGCATTCGACGCTGAAAGTGACCGACGAAGTCGGCCTCACCAGCAGCCGCGACGTGCTCCAGGCAATCGGCGCCGGCGGCGAGCCGAAGGACGTCCTGGTCACGCTCGGCTACGCCGGCTGGGCCGCCGGCCAGCTCGAGCAGGAGCTGATGGACAACGCCTGGCTGACCGTGCCGGCCGACCTGGCGATCCTCTTCGGGCTGCCCCCGGAAGAGCGCCTGGCCGCCGCGATGCAGAAGCTGGGAGTCGATTTCGCCAACCTCAGCGAGGTCGCCGGGCATGCGTGA
- a CDS encoding MalY/PatB family protein gives MSELPSSEPSFDFDRLIDRRSQPGEKWGRYAGRDVLPLWVADMDFAAPPAVAAALHARIDHGVFGYTDPWPSLEAAVVEGLWRDHRWAIEADWLVWLPGVVTGFNLACGLAGEAGDGVLTATPVYPPFLAAPGHAGRVLQRCELVLRDRRWEWDWAALEAARTARSRLLLLCSPHNPVGRVFDDGELRRLAQFAERHDLLICADEIHCGLVLDEGRVHRPIAALDEAVARRTITLMAPSKTWNIPALYCAFAVIPDAALRRRYRQAMRGIVPHVNVLGMVAAEAAYRHGDAWRRALLDYLRGNRDRVLAAVAAMPGLEMAVPEATYLGWIDCRALIAARGVDDPAAFFEAAGVGLSDGAAFGAPGFVRINFGCPRATLDEALARMAGALQG, from the coding sequence ATGTCCGAGCTTCCGTCCTCCGAACCGTCCTTCGACTTCGACCGCCTCATCGACCGCCGCAGCCAGCCGGGCGAGAAGTGGGGCCGTTATGCCGGCCGCGACGTGCTGCCGCTGTGGGTGGCGGACATGGATTTCGCCGCGCCGCCGGCCGTGGCCGCGGCCCTGCATGCGCGCATCGACCACGGCGTGTTCGGCTACACCGACCCCTGGCCGTCGCTCGAAGCCGCCGTGGTCGAGGGACTGTGGCGCGATCACCGCTGGGCGATCGAGGCCGACTGGCTGGTGTGGCTGCCGGGCGTGGTCACCGGCTTCAACCTCGCCTGCGGCCTGGCCGGCGAGGCCGGGGACGGGGTGCTGACCGCGACCCCGGTCTATCCGCCTTTTCTCGCCGCCCCCGGCCATGCCGGGCGCGTCCTCCAGCGCTGCGAACTGGTGCTGCGCGACAGGCGCTGGGAGTGGGACTGGGCGGCGCTGGAGGCGGCGCGGACCGCGCGTAGCCGGCTGCTGCTGCTGTGCAGCCCGCACAACCCGGTGGGCCGGGTGTTCGACGACGGCGAGTTGCGGCGCCTGGCGCAGTTCGCCGAGCGCCACGATCTGCTGATCTGCGCCGACGAGATCCATTGCGGGCTGGTGCTCGACGAGGGGCGTGTCCACCGCCCGATCGCCGCCCTCGACGAGGCCGTGGCGCGGCGCACGATCACCCTGATGGCGCCGTCCAAGACCTGGAACATTCCGGCCCTGTACTGCGCCTTCGCGGTGATTCCCGACGCCGCGCTGCGCCGCCGCTACCGCCAGGCGATGCGCGGCATCGTGCCTCACGTCAACGTGCTCGGCATGGTCGCGGCGGAGGCGGCCTACCGCCATGGCGACGCCTGGCGGCGGGCCCTGCTCGACTACCTGCGCGGCAACCGCGACCGCGTCCTCGCCGCGGTGGCGGCGATGCCGGGCCTGGAAATGGCCGTGCCCGAGGCCACCTACCTGGGCTGGATTGACTGCCGCGCGCTGATCGCCGCGCGCGGCGTCGACGACCCGGCGGCCTTCTTCGAGGCGGCCGGCGTCGGCCTGTCGGACGGCGCCGCCTTCGGCGCACCGGGCTTCGTCCGGATCAACTTCGGTTGTCCGCGCGCGACGCTGGACGAGGCCCTGGCGCGCATGGCCGGCGCGCTGCAGGGCTGA
- a CDS encoding dihydroorotase codes for MNIVISNGRVIDPANRSDAVHNVYIAGGKIVALGRAPDGFAAERTIDAGGLVVAPGFIDLAARLREPGYEYRATLESEMEAAMAGGVTSLAIPPDTDPALDEPGLVEMLTYRAKKLNRAHIYPVGALTLGLKGERLSEMAELVEAGCVAFSQANVPIIDTSVLMRALQYAATFGFRVWLQPLSPFLSRGGNAHDGEVASRLGLAGIPVAAETVALYTYLELARITGARLHITRLSSAAGLALIEQARADGMDVSCDVSINHVHLCDMDIGYFNANCHLVPPLRSQRDREALARGLAEGRINALCSDHTPVDDDGKQAPFAEAEPGATGLELLLPLTLKWAADAGLPLLDGLARITSDAAKIVGITKAGHLSVGARADLCVFDPAAHVAITRNHLRSQGKNTPFLGLELPGKVHYTLVEGQVMFGG; via the coding sequence ATGAACATCGTGATTTCCAACGGCCGCGTCATCGACCCGGCCAACCGCAGCGACGCGGTGCACAACGTCTATATCGCCGGCGGCAAGATCGTCGCCCTCGGCCGCGCACCCGACGGTTTCGCCGCCGAGCGCACGATCGACGCCGGCGGTCTGGTCGTCGCCCCCGGCTTCATCGACCTCGCCGCGCGCCTGCGCGAGCCCGGCTACGAATACCGCGCCACACTCGAGTCCGAGATGGAAGCGGCGATGGCCGGCGGCGTCACCAGCCTGGCGATCCCGCCCGACACCGACCCCGCGCTCGACGAGCCCGGCCTGGTCGAGATGCTCACCTACCGCGCAAAGAAGCTCAACCGCGCCCACATCTACCCGGTCGGCGCGTTGACGCTGGGCCTGAAGGGCGAGCGCCTGTCGGAGATGGCCGAACTGGTCGAGGCCGGCTGCGTGGCGTTCAGCCAGGCCAACGTCCCCATCATCGACACCTCGGTGCTGATGCGCGCGCTGCAGTACGCCGCCACGTTCGGCTTCCGCGTCTGGCTGCAGCCGCTTTCCCCCTTCCTGTCGCGCGGCGGCAACGCCCACGACGGCGAGGTCGCCAGCCGCCTCGGCCTGGCCGGGATCCCGGTCGCGGCCGAAACGGTGGCGCTGTACACCTACCTCGAACTGGCCAGAATCACCGGCGCGCGGCTGCACATCACCCGCCTGTCGTCGGCCGCCGGCCTCGCCCTGATCGAACAGGCCCGCGCCGACGGCATGGACGTGAGCTGCGACGTGTCGATCAACCACGTCCATCTGTGCGACATGGACATCGGCTACTTCAACGCCAACTGCCACCTCGTGCCGCCGCTGCGCAGCCAGCGCGACCGCGAGGCACTCGCCCGCGGCCTGGCCGAAGGCCGCATCAACGCGCTGTGCTCGGACCACACGCCGGTGGACGACGACGGCAAGCAGGCGCCGTTCGCAGAAGCCGAACCGGGCGCCACCGGCCTCGAGCTGCTCCTGCCACTGACCCTGAAGTGGGCCGCGGACGCCGGCCTGCCGCTGCTCGACGGCCTCGCCCGCATCACCTCGGACGCAGCGAAGATCGTCGGCATCACCAAGGCCGGGCACCTGTCGGTCGGCGCACGCGCCGACCTCTGCGTGTTCGACCCCGCCGCCCACGTCGCCATCACCCGCAACCACCTGCGCAGCCAGGGCAAGAACACGCCTTTCCTCGGGCTGGAGCTGCCCGGCAAGGTGCATTACACCCTGGTCGAAGGCCAGGTGATGTTCGGCGGCTGA
- the pyrR gene encoding bifunctional pyr operon transcriptional regulator/uracil phosphoribosyltransferase PyrR, which translates to MPDLDAEALCRQLAAQIRPHLTAETALVGIHTGGLWLAERLHRELGIVPPLGAIDVSFYRDDYASKGLHARPQRTGIPFNVDGTPVILVDDVLYTGRTTRAALNELFDFGRPAAVELAVLVDRGNRELPIAARYCAYTLPEALPRDQTLELQRDDDGRLSLKLTQTQR; encoded by the coding sequence ATGCCAGACCTTGATGCCGAAGCCCTGTGCCGGCAGCTCGCCGCACAGATCCGCCCCCACCTCACCGCCGAGACCGCGCTGGTCGGCATCCATACCGGCGGCCTGTGGCTGGCCGAACGCCTCCACCGCGAGCTGGGCATCGTCCCCCCGCTGGGCGCGATCGACGTCTCCTTCTACCGCGACGACTATGCCAGCAAGGGCCTCCACGCCCGTCCCCAGCGCACCGGCATCCCGTTCAACGTCGATGGCACGCCGGTGATCCTGGTCGACGACGTGCTCTACACCGGCCGCACCACCCGCGCCGCCCTCAACGAACTGTTCGACTTCGGCCGCCCGGCCGCGGTCGAGCTGGCGGTGCTGGTCGACCGCGGCAACCGTGAGCTGCCGATCGCCGCGCGCTACTGCGCCTACACCCTGCCCGAAGCGCTGCCGCGCGACCAGACCCTCGAACTGCAGCGCGACGACGACGGCCGGCTCTCCCTCAAACTGACCCAGACCCAACGCTGA
- a CDS encoding Uma2 family endonuclease: MGLALRDMQHHTYADYLAWPEGVRYELIDGIAYAMAPAPLRVHQELLLELASQTRNALEGRPCRPCRPFIAPFDVRLPRADEADRDIDTVVQPDLVVVCDRAKLDERGCRGAPDWVVEILSPSTAGHDLIVKRRLYERVGVREYWLVHPVDRIVTVYHQQGGGFGAPDIYELKETLAVGILPEVVIDWERALQNVG; the protein is encoded by the coding sequence ATGGGCCTGGCACTTCGCGACATGCAGCACCACACCTACGCCGACTACCTCGCGTGGCCGGAGGGCGTGCGCTACGAACTGATCGACGGCATCGCCTACGCAATGGCGCCGGCGCCGCTGCGGGTGCATCAGGAGCTCCTGCTGGAGCTCGCCTCGCAGACGCGCAACGCCCTCGAAGGCCGCCCCTGCCGCCCCTGCCGCCCCTTCATCGCCCCCTTCGACGTCCGCCTGCCGCGTGCCGACGAGGCCGATCGCGACATCGACACCGTGGTCCAGCCCGACCTCGTGGTCGTCTGCGACCGCGCCAAGCTCGACGAGCGCGGCTGCCGCGGCGCGCCGGACTGGGTGGTGGAGATCCTGTCGCCCTCGACCGCCGGCCACGACCTCATCGTCAAGCGCCGCCTGTACGAGCGCGTCGGCGTGCGCGAGTACTGGCTGGTGCATCCGGTCGACCGCATCGTCACCGTCTACCACCAGCAGGGCGGCGGCTTCGGTGCACCCGATATCTACGAGCTGAAGGAAACGCTCGCCGTCGGCATCCTGCCCGAGGTGGTGATCGACTGGGAACGCGCGCTGCAGAACGTCGGCTGA
- the thiD gene encoding bifunctional hydroxymethylpyrimidine kinase/phosphomethylpyrimidine kinase: MPIEIPDTPPAVLCLSAGDATAGGGLASDVLTLGSMGCHPLPVQTAALVRDTRGIDEVWPAEPELLVLQTRTVLEDIPVRAFKLGFCGSVENIAAIAEILSDYPEVPLVVEPALHAALLLGDAGDEIAVALAELILPQTTLLVADRRELCMLAGVADDDMDEGAGEGAEEDAEEDDGGVPAGAGELDEALARLLGAGAEFILLTGGSEHGPQCVDTLFSDAGVVRTDAWPRLSGRFLGAGATLGAAAAAALAHGMALPEAVREAQEFTQQTLRHAYRVGMGRALPDRFFWARGKGDEDA, from the coding sequence ATGCCGATCGAGATTCCGGACACTCCGCCTGCCGTGCTGTGCCTTTCCGCCGGAGACGCCACCGCCGGCGGCGGGCTGGCCTCCGACGTGCTGACCCTGGGCAGCATGGGCTGCCATCCGCTGCCGGTGCAGACCGCGGCGCTGGTGCGCGACACCCGGGGGATCGATGAAGTGTGGCCGGCCGAGCCGGAGCTGCTGGTGCTCCAGACGCGCACGGTGCTCGAAGACATCCCGGTACGGGCGTTCAAGCTCGGCTTTTGCGGCAGCGTGGAAAACATCGCCGCGATCGCCGAAATCCTCTCCGACTACCCCGAGGTGCCGCTGGTGGTTGAGCCGGCCCTCCATGCGGCGCTGCTGCTCGGCGATGCGGGCGACGAAATCGCGGTCGCGCTGGCCGAGCTGATCCTGCCTCAGACCACGCTGCTGGTGGCCGACCGCCGCGAGCTGTGCATGCTCGCCGGCGTTGCCGACGACGACATGGACGAGGGCGCGGGCGAAGGCGCTGAGGAGGACGCCGAAGAGGATGACGGTGGCGTGCCGGCGGGGGCGGGAGAACTCGACGAAGCGCTCGCCCGCCTGCTCGGTGCGGGGGCCGAGTTCATCCTCCTCACCGGCGGCAGCGAGCACGGTCCGCAGTGCGTCGACACCTTGTTCAGCGATGCCGGCGTGGTGCGCACCGATGCCTGGCCGCGCCTGTCGGGACGCTTCCTCGGCGCGGGGGCGACGCTGGGGGCCGCGGCCGCGGCCGCGCTGGCCCATGGCATGGCCCTCCCCGAAGCGGTGCGCGAAGCGCAGGAATTCACCCAGCAGACCTTGCGCCATGCCTACCGCGTCGGCATGGGCCGGGCGCTGCCCGACCGCTTCTTCTGGGCGCGCGGCAAGGGCGACGAGGATGCCTGA
- the proC gene encoding pyrroline-5-carboxylate reductase, whose amino-acid sequence MNITFLGGGNMASALIGGLLERGFAAAGIQVIELGAEGRERLTARFGVRAVAAADATALACDALVLAVKPQQMKAALAPLAGRLSNQLVISIAAGLRLADLGRWLGAPGAPYTRLVRCMPNTPALIGAGVTGLYADPSVDAAGRAAAGRILAAVGSTVWTDDEEQMDAVTAISGSGPAYVFHFIEALEAAGRALGFDEAGARRLAIDTVLGAARLAAGSEDAPAVLRQNVTSKGGTTEAALASLAAAGWHDELVTAVHAAAARGRALGAELGRD is encoded by the coding sequence ATGAACATCACTTTTCTCGGCGGCGGCAACATGGCCTCCGCCCTCATCGGTGGCCTGCTCGAACGCGGCTTCGCCGCAGCCGGCATTCAGGTCATCGAGCTCGGGGCCGAAGGCCGCGAGCGCCTGACGGCGCGTTTCGGCGTGCGTGCGGTGGCCGCCGCCGACGCCACCGCGCTCGCCTGCGACGCGCTGGTGCTGGCGGTCAAGCCGCAGCAGATGAAGGCAGCGCTCGCCCCGCTTGCCGGCCGGCTGTCGAACCAGCTCGTGATCAGCATCGCCGCCGGCCTGCGCCTGGCCGACCTCGGACGCTGGCTGGGGGCGCCGGGTGCGCCCTACACCCGGCTGGTGCGCTGCATGCCCAACACGCCGGCGCTGATCGGTGCCGGCGTCACCGGCCTGTATGCCGACCCCTCGGTGGATGCCGCCGGGCGTGCGGCCGCCGGGCGCATCCTCGCCGCAGTCGGCAGTACGGTGTGGACCGACGACGAGGAACAAATGGACGCGGTGACGGCGATCTCGGGCAGCGGCCCGGCCTACGTGTTCCATTTCATCGAGGCGCTGGAGGCGGCCGGACGCGCGCTCGGCTTCGACGAGGCCGGCGCCCGCCGGCTGGCGATCGACACCGTGCTCGGTGCGGCACGGCTGGCGGCAGGCTCCGAGGATGCGCCGGCGGTGCTGCGTCAGAACGTGACCTCGAAAGGGGGCACCACCGAGGCCGCCCTGGCCAGCCTGGCGGCGGCCGGCTGGCACGACGAGCTGGTCACCGCGGTGCACGCTGCCGCGGCGCGCGGCCGGGCGCTGGGCGCCGAACTCGGCAGGGACTGA
- a CDS encoding aspartate carbamoyltransferase catalytic subunit has product MRNPQLNQHGELQHLLTLDGLPRDILTAILDTAAPFTEVAEREVKKLPLLRGKSVFNLFFENSTRTRTTFEIAAKRLSADVVNLNINTSSAAKGESLLDTVDNLCAMQADMFVVRHAASGAPVLIAQHLQATGRDHIHVVNAGDGRHAHPTQGLLDMYTIRHFKKDFSQLTVAIVGDVLHSRVARSQIAALTTLGVPEVRVIGPKTLLPTEVERMGVRVFHDMHAGLRDVDVVMMLRLQNERMNGALLPTPQEYYKVWGLTAEKLALARPDAIVMHPGPMNRGVEIDSAVADGTQAVILPQVTFGIAVRMAVMSMLGSH; this is encoded by the coding sequence ATGCGTAACCCCCAGCTCAACCAGCACGGCGAACTGCAGCACCTGCTCACCCTCGACGGCCTGCCGCGCGACATCCTCACCGCCATCCTCGACACCGCCGCGCCCTTCACCGAAGTGGCCGAACGCGAAGTCAAGAAGCTGCCGCTGTTGCGCGGCAAGAGCGTGTTCAACCTGTTCTTCGAGAACTCGACGCGCACCCGCACCACGTTCGAGATCGCCGCCAAGCGCCTGTCGGCCGACGTGGTGAACCTCAACATCAACACCAGCTCCGCAGCCAAGGGCGAGAGCCTGCTCGACACCGTCGACAACCTGTGCGCGATGCAGGCCGACATGTTCGTCGTGCGCCACGCCGCCAGCGGCGCGCCGGTGCTGATCGCGCAGCACCTGCAGGCCACCGGGCGCGACCACATCCACGTCGTCAACGCCGGCGACGGGCGCCACGCGCACCCGACCCAGGGCCTGCTCGACATGTACACCATCCGCCACTTCAAGAAGGACTTCAGCCAGTTGACGGTGGCGATCGTCGGCGATGTCCTGCACTCGCGCGTGGCGCGCAGCCAGATCGCCGCGCTGACCACGCTCGGCGTGCCCGAAGTGCGCGTGATCGGTCCCAAGACCTTGCTCCCGACCGAGGTCGAGCGCATGGGCGTGCGCGTGTTCCACGACATGCATGCCGGGCTCAGGGACGTCGACGTGGTGATGATGCTCCGCCTCCAGAACGAGCGCATGAACGGCGCGCTGCTGCCGACGCCGCAGGAGTACTACAAGGTCTGGGGCCTCACCGCGGAAAAGCTCGCCCTCGCCCGCCCCGACGCCATCGTGATGCACCCCGGGCCGATGAACCGCGGCGTCGAGATCGACTCCGCCGTGGCCGACGGCACCCAGGCGGTGATCCTGCCTCAGGTCACCTTCGGCATCGCCGTGCGCATGGCCGTCATGAGCATGCTCGGCAGCCACTGA
- a CDS encoding rubredoxin, protein MCAICGFIYDEAAGLPEEGIAPGTRWEELPSTWTCPECHARKEDFDLVEL, encoded by the coding sequence ATGTGCGCGATCTGCGGCTTCATTTACGACGAAGCCGCCGGCCTCCCCGAGGAAGGCATCGCCCCCGGCACGCGCTGGGAAGAGCTTCCCTCCACCTGGACCTGCCCCGAGTGCCACGCGCGCAAGGAAGATTTCGACCTGGTCGAACTCTGA
- a CDS encoding cryptochrome/photolyase family protein: MLSALVWFRRDLRHFDHAALHHALQRAGRVHCAFVFDRGILDALPARRDRRVEFIHASVVELDQALDALSRRAGGSGSGLWVRHGRAEEVVPRLAAALGVDAVFANRDYEPAAIERDSRVAQRLAEQGIGFVDFKDQVVFERDEVLTRDGRPFSVFTPYRSAWLKRLGADAEALRAWRIDERAGRLAPKAPGERIPALAEIGFEPAGRSERALPAGMHGGRALFEDFAARLDRYHHARDFPALKGVSYLSTHLRFGTVSIRELAAFARGNGSEGAMAWLSELIWRDFYHMILWHHPQVVTRCFRPECERLRWDEAPELLAAWCEARTGYPIVDAAMRQLEQSGYMHNRLRMIAASFLVKDLGIHWRLGERHFAARLNDYDLAANNGGWQWAASTGCDAQPWFRIFNPVTQSQRFDPEGRFIRRYLPELALVPDRFLHAPWTLDAAAQRAAGVRIGIDYPAPVVDHAQARLRTLARFGVLKT; this comes from the coding sequence ATGCTTTCCGCCCTCGTCTGGTTTCGCCGCGATCTGCGCCATTTCGACCATGCCGCGCTCCACCATGCGCTGCAGCGGGCCGGGCGCGTGCATTGTGCGTTCGTGTTCGACCGCGGGATCCTCGACGCGCTGCCGGCGCGCCGGGATCGCCGGGTCGAATTCATCCATGCCAGCGTGGTCGAGCTCGACCAGGCGCTCGACGCCCTGTCGCGCCGGGCCGGCGGCAGCGGCAGCGGGCTGTGGGTGCGCCACGGCCGCGCCGAGGAGGTCGTGCCGCGGCTCGCCGCCGCGCTCGGCGTCGATGCGGTCTTCGCCAACCGCGATTACGAGCCGGCGGCGATCGAGCGCGACAGCCGGGTGGCGCAGCGTCTGGCGGAGCAGGGAATCGGCTTCGTCGACTTCAAGGACCAGGTGGTGTTCGAACGCGACGAAGTGCTGACCCGGGACGGCAGGCCTTTCAGCGTGTTCACGCCGTACCGGAGCGCGTGGCTGAAGCGGCTCGGCGCCGATGCCGAGGCGCTGCGTGCCTGGCGTATCGACGAGCGCGCCGGCCGGCTCGCGCCGAAAGCGCCGGGCGAGCGTATCCCCGCCCTCGCCGAGATCGGTTTCGAGCCGGCCGGCCGGTCCGAACGGGCGCTGCCGGCGGGCATGCACGGCGGGCGTGCGCTGTTCGAGGACTTCGCCGCACGCCTCGACCGTTACCACCATGCGCGCGACTTCCCGGCGCTGAAGGGGGTCAGCTACCTGTCGACCCACCTGCGCTTCGGCACGGTATCGATCCGCGAGCTCGCCGCCTTCGCCCGCGGCAATGGCAGCGAGGGCGCGATGGCCTGGCTGTCCGAGCTGATCTGGCGTGACTTCTACCACATGATCCTGTGGCATCACCCGCAGGTGGTGACGCGCTGCTTCCGGCCGGAATGTGAGCGGTTGCGCTGGGACGAGGCGCCCGAGCTGCTGGCCGCCTGGTGCGAGGCGCGCACCGGCTATCCGATCGTCGATGCGGCGATGCGCCAGCTCGAGCAGAGCGGCTACATGCACAACCGCCTGCGCATGATCGCCGCGTCCTTCCTGGTGAAGGATCTGGGCATCCACTGGCGCCTCGGTGAGCGTCATTTCGCCGCACGGCTCAACGACTACGACCTCGCCGCCAACAACGGCGGCTGGCAGTGGGCGGCGTCCACCGGCTGCGATGCGCAGCCCTGGTTCCGCATCTTCAACCCGGTGACGCAGTCGCAGCGCTTCGACCCGGAGGGGCGCTTCATCCGCCGCTACCTGCCCGAACTGGCGTTGGTGCCGGACCGGTTCCTGCATGCACCGTGGACCCTGGACGCCGCGGCGCAGCGTGCCGCCGGGGTCCGGATCGGGATCGACTACCCGGCGCCGGTGGTCGACCATGCGCAGGCGCGGCTGCGCACCCTGGCCCGCTTCGGGGTGTTGAAAACCTGA
- a CDS encoding YggS family pyridoxal phosphate-dependent enzyme: MTSIAQRLQAVRARLAAAAAAAGRAPDEIALLAVSKTWPADAVREAAAAGQRAFGENYVQEGVAKAEALRGLGLEWHFIGPLQSNKTRAVAGTFDWVHSIDRLKIAERLSAQRDVHRPPLNVCIQVNVSGEASKSGVSPDELDALAHAVAVLPRLRLRGLMCIPEPSEDPALLRARFALLRARLVGLGGQGLALDTLSMGMSHDIEPAVAEGATIVRVGTAIFGGRPALAASESA, encoded by the coding sequence ATGACAAGCATTGCGCAACGGCTGCAGGCCGTGCGGGCACGGCTGGCCGCCGCCGCGGCGGCGGCGGGCCGCGCCCCGGACGAAATCGCCCTGCTGGCGGTGAGCAAGACCTGGCCCGCCGACGCGGTGCGGGAGGCAGCGGCCGCCGGCCAGCGCGCGTTCGGCGAGAACTATGTGCAGGAAGGCGTCGCCAAGGCCGAGGCGCTGCGCGGCCTGGGCCTGGAATGGCACTTCATCGGCCCGCTGCAGAGCAACAAGACGCGTGCGGTGGCCGGTACCTTCGACTGGGTGCACAGCATCGACCGCCTGAAGATCGCCGAGCGCCTGTCGGCGCAGCGCGATGTCCATCGGCCGCCCCTCAACGTCTGCATTCAGGTCAATGTCAGCGGTGAAGCGAGCAAGAGCGGGGTGTCGCCGGACGAGCTGGATGCGCTCGCCCACGCGGTCGCGGTGCTGCCACGGCTGCGCCTGCGCGGGCTGATGTGCATTCCCGAGCCGAGCGAGGATCCGGCACTGCTGCGGGCGCGCTTTGCACTGTTGCGGGCGCGCCTGGTTGGTCTCGGTGGGCAAGGGCTGGCGCTCGACACCTTGTCGATGGGCATGTCCCACGACATCGAGCCCGCGGTCGCCGAAGGCGCGACCATCGTGCGCGTGGGCACGGCGATCTTCGGCGGGCGTCCCGCGCTCGCCGCTTCCGAATCTGCCTGA
- the ruvX gene encoding Holliday junction resolvase RuvX, producing the protein MRDAAAAASLSAPPRPAALPARGTVLGFDFGLARIGVATGELETGLASALTTIHAPSGDARFTAIARLLAEWRPVALVVGLPAHLDGTGHELSARCRRFANQLHGRFGLPVFPIDERLSSVAADSELAAAGLGRWRERKAVLDAAAARLILQTFLDARRHARP; encoded by the coding sequence ATGCGTGATGCGGCCGCAGCCGCCAGCCTTTCCGCCCCACCCCGCCCCGCCGCCCTGCCCGCGCGCGGTACCGTGCTCGGTTTCGACTTCGGCCTGGCCCGCATCGGCGTCGCCACCGGCGAGCTCGAGACCGGACTCGCCAGCGCACTGACCACGATCCACGCCCCGTCGGGCGATGCCCGCTTCACCGCCATCGCCCGGCTGCTGGCCGAATGGCGCCCCGTCGCCCTGGTCGTCGGCCTTCCCGCCCATCTCGACGGCACCGGACATGAACTGAGCGCCCGCTGCCGGCGCTTCGCCAACCAGCTCCACGGCCGCTTCGGCCTGCCGGTATTCCCGATCGACGAACGCCTGAGCTCGGTCGCCGCCGACAGCGAGCTCGCCGCCGCCGGCCTCGGGCGCTGGCGCGAACGCAAGGCGGTGCTCGACGCCGCCGCCGCACGACTGATCCTGCAAACCTTCCTGGACGCCCGCCGCCATGCCAGACCTTGA